One part of the Tachysurus fulvidraco isolate hzauxx_2018 chromosome 23, HZAU_PFXX_2.0, whole genome shotgun sequence genome encodes these proteins:
- the LOC113646102 gene encoding growth hormone secretagogue receptor type 1-like isoform X2 → MDLTQEGSGSGWCADCQNENGSNYWDYSDYWAEMSSAFSHSELVAVTTLCVPLLVLGLMGNILTILVVWLRPQMRSTTYLYLSSMAVSDILMLVLMPLDLYKLWWYRPWFLGDAVCKLSQFVSECCTFSSILHMTALGAERYVGVCFPLRARLLVTRGRVRVLIGALWGVSVLSAGPVLVLVGAEPVEGNLTECRVTQWAESSGLMVAMLWLSNLYFIIPLMTLTMLYTLIARRLRQRRHVHRDQTHRQTLRMMALPSTHCSTTSCPPVTVTTSAPYSARALDPCQPPPLPAHTFDHCACVLYCSVCVCVCVRARVCCQSH, encoded by the exons atggatctAACACAGGAAGGTTCTGGTTCTGGTTGGTGTGCTGATTGTCAGAATGAGAATGGTTCAAATTATTGGGATTATTCAGATTACTGGGCTGAAATGTCCTCAGCCTTCAGCCACTCTGAACTGGTTGCCGTAACGACACTGTGTGTGCCACTGCTAGTGCTCGGCCTGATGGGTAATATTCTTACTATCCTGGTGGTGTGGCTCCGCCCCCAGATGAGAAGCACCACCTACCTTTACCTGAGCAGCATGGCGGTGTCGGATATCTTAATGCTGGTACTGATGCCCCTCGACCTGTACAAG ctcTGGTGGTACCGACCCTGGTTCCTTGGTGACGCAGTGTGTAAACTCTCACAGTTTGTGAGCGAGTGCTGCACTTTCTCCTCCATCCTGCACATGACTGCTTTAGGGGCGGAGCGTTACGTGGGTGTGTGCTTTCCACTCAGAGCCCGCCTCCTGGTGACACGGGGGCGTGTCCGTGTGCTGATTGGTGCACTGTGGGGTGTAAGTGTCTTGAGTGCAGGCCCTGTGCTGGTGCTCGTAGGGGCGGAGCCTGTAGAAGGTAATCTGACCGAGTGCCGTGTGACCCAGTGGGCGGAGTCTTCGGGGCTGATGGTGGCCATGTTGTGGCTCTCTAACCTGTATTTCATCATTCCACTGATGACACTAACGATGCTCTACACACTCATTGCTCGCCGACTACGCCAACGTAGACACGTCCATCGAGACCAGACCCACCGCCAGACACTAAGGATGATGG CGCTGCCATCAACCCACTGCTCTACAACATCATGTCCTCCCGTTACCGTGACAACGTCCGCGCCCTACTCCGCCCGCGCACTCGACCCCTGCCAGCCCCCTCCCCTTCCAGCACACACTTTTGAccactgtgcgtgtgtgctgtactgcagtgtgtgtgtgtgtgtgtgtgtgcgcgcgcgcgtgtgctgCCAGAGCCATTGA
- the LOC113646102 gene encoding growth hormone secretagogue receptor type 1-like isoform X3 produces MGNILTILVVWLRPQMRSTTYLYLSSMAVSDILMLVLMPLDLYKLWWYRPWFLGDAVCKLSQFVSECCTFSSILHMTALGAERYVGVCFPLRARLLVTRGRVRVLIGALWGVSVLSAGPVLVLVGAEPVEGNLTECRVTQWAESSGLMVAMLWLSNLYFIIPLMTLTMLYTLIARRLRQRRHVHRDQTHRQTLRMMVVIVCVFVVCWLPFHVARTLFCLSLTSSVQVYFLSQYLNLVSFVLFYCSAAINPLLYNIMSSRYRDNVRALLRPRTRPLPAPSPSSTHF; encoded by the exons ATGGGTAATATTCTTACTATCCTGGTGGTGTGGCTCCGCCCCCAGATGAGAAGCACCACCTACCTTTACCTGAGCAGCATGGCGGTGTCGGATATCTTAATGCTGGTACTGATGCCCCTCGACCTGTACAAG ctcTGGTGGTACCGACCCTGGTTCCTTGGTGACGCAGTGTGTAAACTCTCACAGTTTGTGAGCGAGTGCTGCACTTTCTCCTCCATCCTGCACATGACTGCTTTAGGGGCGGAGCGTTACGTGGGTGTGTGCTTTCCACTCAGAGCCCGCCTCCTGGTGACACGGGGGCGTGTCCGTGTGCTGATTGGTGCACTGTGGGGTGTAAGTGTCTTGAGTGCAGGCCCTGTGCTGGTGCTCGTAGGGGCGGAGCCTGTAGAAGGTAATCTGACCGAGTGCCGTGTGACCCAGTGGGCGGAGTCTTCGGGGCTGATGGTGGCCATGTTGTGGCTCTCTAACCTGTATTTCATCATTCCACTGATGACACTAACGATGCTCTACACACTCATTGCTCGCCGACTACGCCAACGTAGACACGTCCATCGAGACCAGACCCACCGCCAGACACTAAGGATGATGG tggtgatcgtgtgtgtgtttgtggtgtgttggTTGCCGTTTCATGTCGCTCGTacgttgttttgtttgtctctgACTTCCAGCGTTCAGGTTTATTTCCTCTCTCAGTATCTCAATCTCGTTTCCTTCGTGCTGTTCTACTGCAGCGCTGCCATCAACCCACTGCTCTACAACATCATGTCCTCCCGTTACCGTGACAACGTCCGCGCCCTACTCCGCCCGCGCACTCGACCCCTGCCAGCCCCCTCCCCTTCCAGCACACACTTTTGA
- the LOC113646102 gene encoding growth hormone secretagogue receptor type 1-like isoform X1, whose amino-acid sequence MDLTQEGSGSGWCADCQNENGSNYWDYSDYWAEMSSAFSHSELVAVTTLCVPLLVLGLMGNILTILVVWLRPQMRSTTYLYLSSMAVSDILMLVLMPLDLYKLWWYRPWFLGDAVCKLSQFVSECCTFSSILHMTALGAERYVGVCFPLRARLLVTRGRVRVLIGALWGVSVLSAGPVLVLVGAEPVEGNLTECRVTQWAESSGLMVAMLWLSNLYFIIPLMTLTMLYTLIARRLRQRRHVHRDQTHRQTLRMMVVIVCVFVVCWLPFHVARTLFCLSLTSSVQVYFLSQYLNLVSFVLFYCSAAINPLLYNIMSSRYRDNVRALLRPRTRPLPAPSPSSTHF is encoded by the exons atggatctAACACAGGAAGGTTCTGGTTCTGGTTGGTGTGCTGATTGTCAGAATGAGAATGGTTCAAATTATTGGGATTATTCAGATTACTGGGCTGAAATGTCCTCAGCCTTCAGCCACTCTGAACTGGTTGCCGTAACGACACTGTGTGTGCCACTGCTAGTGCTCGGCCTGATGGGTAATATTCTTACTATCCTGGTGGTGTGGCTCCGCCCCCAGATGAGAAGCACCACCTACCTTTACCTGAGCAGCATGGCGGTGTCGGATATCTTAATGCTGGTACTGATGCCCCTCGACCTGTACAAG ctcTGGTGGTACCGACCCTGGTTCCTTGGTGACGCAGTGTGTAAACTCTCACAGTTTGTGAGCGAGTGCTGCACTTTCTCCTCCATCCTGCACATGACTGCTTTAGGGGCGGAGCGTTACGTGGGTGTGTGCTTTCCACTCAGAGCCCGCCTCCTGGTGACACGGGGGCGTGTCCGTGTGCTGATTGGTGCACTGTGGGGTGTAAGTGTCTTGAGTGCAGGCCCTGTGCTGGTGCTCGTAGGGGCGGAGCCTGTAGAAGGTAATCTGACCGAGTGCCGTGTGACCCAGTGGGCGGAGTCTTCGGGGCTGATGGTGGCCATGTTGTGGCTCTCTAACCTGTATTTCATCATTCCACTGATGACACTAACGATGCTCTACACACTCATTGCTCGCCGACTACGCCAACGTAGACACGTCCATCGAGACCAGACCCACCGCCAGACACTAAGGATGATGG tggtgatcgtgtgtgtgtttgtggtgtgttggTTGCCGTTTCATGTCGCTCGTacgttgttttgtttgtctctgACTTCCAGCGTTCAGGTTTATTTCCTCTCTCAGTATCTCAATCTCGTTTCCTTCGTGCTGTTCTACTGCAGCGCTGCCATCAACCCACTGCTCTACAACATCATGTCCTCCCGTTACCGTGACAACGTCCGCGCCCTACTCCGCCCGCGCACTCGACCCCTGCCAGCCCCCTCCCCTTCCAGCACACACTTTTGA
- the ppp1r35 gene encoding protein phosphatase 1 regulatory subunit 35 isoform X4, whose product MDCALMQMTPPPLPLSPAPLPPQCPELDLSLTLTPERPGHSAGALRKDKTQTHPRQSPVTMEIVQHDSNQSAAEKQHRKGKQGEPGGLSAQNDGQITEEAELNTTLALKAELQKLEEAEFNSQKAVQERLQNSSTVQECVRTRATEGLNFPRTHHLYHALVSVSLSHEELITEALRDRPTLAPPTTSHHIKSRSPPEKGPDLLFFYEPNCVVRETPLLPGNHIPLPHPHPSPRPAHMTFHLLQRHRQWEA is encoded by the exons ATGGACTGTGCCCTGATGCAAATGACCCCGCCCCCTCTCCCCCTAAGCCCCGCCCCTCTCCCACCCCAGTGTCCAGAACTGGACCTGTCCCTTACACTGACTCCAGAGAGACCAGGACACTCAGCTGGAGCTCTGAGAAAagataaaacacagacacacccgcGGCAG TCTCCTGTTACCATGGAAATTGTGCAACATGACAGTAACCAATCAGCAGCTGAGAAACAACACAGGAAAGGAAAACaag GTGAACCGGGGGGCTTGTCTGCTCAGAATGATGGACAGATAACAGAAGAGGCGGAGCTAAACACTACACTTGCCCTGAAGGCGGAGCTACAAAAGCTGGAGGAGGCAGAGTTTAACTCCCAAAAGGCCGTGCAGGAGAGACTGCAGAACTCCAGTACTGTGCAGGAGTGTGTCAGAACCCGAGCAACtgagg gTCTGAATTTTCCACGCACTCATCATCTCTACCATGCTCTTGTCAGTGTCAGTCTGTCACATGAGGAGCTCATCACTGAGGCTTTGCGTGACAGGCCAacattagccccgcccacaaccAGCCACCACATAAAG tctcgGTCACCTCCAGAAAAAGGCCCTGACCTGCTTTTCTTCTATGAACCTAACTGCGTTGTCAGGGAAACGCCCCTGTTGCCAGGCAACCACATCCCTTTACCCCATCCACATCCATCCCCCAGACCTGCTCACATGACCTTTCACCTACTTCAGAGGCACAGACAGTGGGAGGCATGA
- the ppp1r35 gene encoding protein phosphatase 1 regulatory subunit 35 isoform X2 has product MDCALMQMTPPPLPLSPAPLPPQCPELDLSLTLTPERPGHSAGALRKDKTQTHPRQVRFALTPDSSFDQSPVTMEIVQHDSNQSAAEKQHRKGKQGEPGGLSAQNDGQITEEAELNTTLALKAELQKLEEAEFNSQKAVQERLQNSSTVQECVRTRATEGLNFPRTHHLYHALVSVSLSHEELITEALRDRPTLAPPTTSHHIKSRSPPEKGPDLLFFYEPNCVVRETPLLPGNHIPLPHPHPSPRPAHMTFHLLQRHRQWEA; this is encoded by the exons ATGGACTGTGCCCTGATGCAAATGACCCCGCCCCCTCTCCCCCTAAGCCCCGCCCCTCTCCCACCCCAGTGTCCAGAACTGGACCTGTCCCTTACACTGACTCCAGAGAGACCAGGACACTCAGCTGGAGCTCTGAGAAAagataaaacacagacacacccgcGGCAG GTGCGTTTCGCTCTGACTCCTGACTCCTCCTTTGACCAGTCTCCTGTTACCATGGAAATTGTGCAACATGACAGTAACCAATCAGCAGCTGAGAAACAACACAGGAAAGGAAAACaag GTGAACCGGGGGGCTTGTCTGCTCAGAATGATGGACAGATAACAGAAGAGGCGGAGCTAAACACTACACTTGCCCTGAAGGCGGAGCTACAAAAGCTGGAGGAGGCAGAGTTTAACTCCCAAAAGGCCGTGCAGGAGAGACTGCAGAACTCCAGTACTGTGCAGGAGTGTGTCAGAACCCGAGCAACtgagg gTCTGAATTTTCCACGCACTCATCATCTCTACCATGCTCTTGTCAGTGTCAGTCTGTCACATGAGGAGCTCATCACTGAGGCTTTGCGTGACAGGCCAacattagccccgcccacaaccAGCCACCACATAAAG tctcgGTCACCTCCAGAAAAAGGCCCTGACCTGCTTTTCTTCTATGAACCTAACTGCGTTGTCAGGGAAACGCCCCTGTTGCCAGGCAACCACATCCCTTTACCCCATCCACATCCATCCCCCAGACCTGCTCACATGACCTTTCACCTACTTCAGAGGCACAGACAGTGGGAGGCATGA
- the ppp1r35 gene encoding protein phosphatase 1 regulatory subunit 35 isoform X1 — protein sequence MDCALMQMTPPPLPLSPAPLPPQCPELDLSLTLTPERPGHSAGALRKDKTQTHPRQVRFALTPDSSFDQSPVTMEIVQHDSNQSAAEKQHRKGKQGPHTGEPGGLSAQNDGQITEEAELNTTLALKAELQKLEEAEFNSQKAVQERLQNSSTVQECVRTRATEGLNFPRTHHLYHALVSVSLSHEELITEALRDRPTLAPPTTSHHIKSRSPPEKGPDLLFFYEPNCVVRETPLLPGNHIPLPHPHPSPRPAHMTFHLLQRHRQWEA from the exons ATGGACTGTGCCCTGATGCAAATGACCCCGCCCCCTCTCCCCCTAAGCCCCGCCCCTCTCCCACCCCAGTGTCCAGAACTGGACCTGTCCCTTACACTGACTCCAGAGAGACCAGGACACTCAGCTGGAGCTCTGAGAAAagataaaacacagacacacccgcGGCAG GTGCGTTTCGCTCTGACTCCTGACTCCTCCTTTGACCAGTCTCCTGTTACCATGGAAATTGTGCAACATGACAGTAACCAATCAGCAGCTGAGAAACAACACAGGAAAGGAAAACaag GTCCACACACAGGTGAACCGGGGGGCTTGTCTGCTCAGAATGATGGACAGATAACAGAAGAGGCGGAGCTAAACACTACACTTGCCCTGAAGGCGGAGCTACAAAAGCTGGAGGAGGCAGAGTTTAACTCCCAAAAGGCCGTGCAGGAGAGACTGCAGAACTCCAGTACTGTGCAGGAGTGTGTCAGAACCCGAGCAACtgagg gTCTGAATTTTCCACGCACTCATCATCTCTACCATGCTCTTGTCAGTGTCAGTCTGTCACATGAGGAGCTCATCACTGAGGCTTTGCGTGACAGGCCAacattagccccgcccacaaccAGCCACCACATAAAG tctcgGTCACCTCCAGAAAAAGGCCCTGACCTGCTTTTCTTCTATGAACCTAACTGCGTTGTCAGGGAAACGCCCCTGTTGCCAGGCAACCACATCCCTTTACCCCATCCACATCCATCCCCCAGACCTGCTCACATGACCTTTCACCTACTTCAGAGGCACAGACAGTGGGAGGCATGA
- the ppp1r35 gene encoding protein phosphatase 1 regulatory subunit 35 isoform X3, translating into MDCALMQMTPPPLPLSPAPLPPQCPELDLSLTLTPERPGHSAGALRKDKTQTHPRQSPVTMEIVQHDSNQSAAEKQHRKGKQGPHTGEPGGLSAQNDGQITEEAELNTTLALKAELQKLEEAEFNSQKAVQERLQNSSTVQECVRTRATEGLNFPRTHHLYHALVSVSLSHEELITEALRDRPTLAPPTTSHHIKSRSPPEKGPDLLFFYEPNCVVRETPLLPGNHIPLPHPHPSPRPAHMTFHLLQRHRQWEA; encoded by the exons ATGGACTGTGCCCTGATGCAAATGACCCCGCCCCCTCTCCCCCTAAGCCCCGCCCCTCTCCCACCCCAGTGTCCAGAACTGGACCTGTCCCTTACACTGACTCCAGAGAGACCAGGACACTCAGCTGGAGCTCTGAGAAAagataaaacacagacacacccgcGGCAG TCTCCTGTTACCATGGAAATTGTGCAACATGACAGTAACCAATCAGCAGCTGAGAAACAACACAGGAAAGGAAAACaag GTCCACACACAGGTGAACCGGGGGGCTTGTCTGCTCAGAATGATGGACAGATAACAGAAGAGGCGGAGCTAAACACTACACTTGCCCTGAAGGCGGAGCTACAAAAGCTGGAGGAGGCAGAGTTTAACTCCCAAAAGGCCGTGCAGGAGAGACTGCAGAACTCCAGTACTGTGCAGGAGTGTGTCAGAACCCGAGCAACtgagg gTCTGAATTTTCCACGCACTCATCATCTCTACCATGCTCTTGTCAGTGTCAGTCTGTCACATGAGGAGCTCATCACTGAGGCTTTGCGTGACAGGCCAacattagccccgcccacaaccAGCCACCACATAAAG tctcgGTCACCTCCAGAAAAAGGCCCTGACCTGCTTTTCTTCTATGAACCTAACTGCGTTGTCAGGGAAACGCCCCTGTTGCCAGGCAACCACATCCCTTTACCCCATCCACATCCATCCCCCAGACCTGCTCACATGACCTTTCACCTACTTCAGAGGCACAGACAGTGGGAGGCATGA
- the zgc:153012 gene encoding mucin-2 isoform X1, which produces MFGSVKKIVSAFEIRKQPHHLPPSLSSLCSSSQNPSHIQQTPPLSTTPTPVVKTIPCLFTTPEPHPHPSQPLEHAPSACTLSQLAMGERYDGEGDKQNVVLRRSGEGRRIPRVRLRDSWPIGKLSCIERNFLSFVTIETKEPISFSKCPPEFDRRRLRPIHCKFSTGLNTTPTTSTTGLNTTPTTSTTELNTTPTTSTTGLNTTPTTSTTGLNTTPTTSTTGFNTTPTTSTTGLNTTPTTSSTGLNTTPTTSTTGLNTTSKARPSSPIGTNPSSAVSTTARGTYSCELAIEANANAHSELGHPALDCAADKSAFEPPEVSVFPKQVILGNAVAGTLGKGRGQGKGRAFQPQLRLRPSDTTFFTLLLLLRSGSSNSMIAIDNKIEQAMDLVKTHLMLAVREEVEVLREQIKELAERNAQLERENYILRALRENQ; this is translated from the exons ATGTTTGGCAGCGTTAAAAAGATTGTGTCTGCATTTGAGATAAGGAAACAGCCCCATCATCTACCTCCATCCCTGTCTTCACTCTGTTCCTCCTCCCAAAACCCCTCACATATTCAACAGACCCCACCCCTTTCCACCACACCCACTCCAGTTGTAAAAACAATCCCCTGTCTGTTCACCACACCCgagccccacccccacccctctcAGCCATTAGAACATGCCCCCTCTGCTTGTACGCTTTCACAGCTGGCTATGGGTGAGAGATATGATGGAGAGGGAGACAAGCAGAATGTTGTGTTGAGAAGAAGTGGAGAAGGTCGGAGGATCCCACGTGTCAGGCTGCGGGATTCTTGGCCAATAGGAAAGCTCAGCTGCATCGAAAGGAACTTCCTCTCATTTGTCACAATAGAAACCAAAGAACCAATCAGCTTTTCCAAATGTCCTCCAGAATTTGACAGAAGAAGACTGAGACCCATACACTGCAAATTCTCCACAGGACTCAACACCACCCCCACGACCTCCACCACAGGACTCAACACCACCCCCACGACCTCCACCACAGAACTCAACACCACCCCCACGACCTCCACCACAGGACTCAACACCACCCCCACGACCTCCACCACAGGACTCAACACCACCCCCACAACCTCCACCACAGGATTCAACACCACCCCCACAACGTCCACCACAGGACTCAACACCACCCCCACGACCTCCTCCACAGGACTCAACACCACCCCCACGACCTCCACCACAGGACTCAACACCACCTCCAAAGCAAGACCTAGTTCCCCCATAGGGACTAACCCTAGCTCTGCTGTAAGCACTACTGCTAGAGGAACGTACAGTTGTGAGTTAGCTATCGAGGCTAATGCTAACGCTCACAGTGAGCTTGGACATCCAGCTCTTGATTGTGCTGCTGATAAAAGTGCATTTGAACCTCCTGAAGTTAGTGTGTTTCCAAAACAAGTGATTCTGGGTAATGCTGTTGCTGGAACCCTGGGTAAAGGGAGGGGCCAGGGAAAGGGGAGGGCATTCCAACCCCAGTTAAGACTCCGCCCCTCTGACACCACCTTTTTCACCCTGCTGTTGCTCTTGCGCAG TGGGTCCAGTAACAGCATGATTGCCATAGACAACAAGATTGAGCAAGCCATG gacctgGTGAAGACCCACCTGATGCTGGCTGTGagggaggaggtggaggttcTGAGGGAGCAGATTAAGGAGCTTGCAGAGAGAAACGCTCAactggagagagagaactaCATCCTCCGAGCTCTGAGGGAGAACCAGTGA
- the zgc:153012 gene encoding TSC22 domain family protein 4 isoform X2 translates to MSGGKKRSGFQITSVTSDVGESPASKIPVPQDVNDSLSRLCDGPQRDSACSDQTTPSSVVLNGPVFLHTLSSTLVMQQSSSQPATPVTMRKQRSLDQAVTGGGVSRFRVVRLGQGLGEPYKRGRWTCVDMMEREPELHGVRRVMDSMRHAHSLESLETVGLGRPEGEGGVTLKSLKELRAVHMVHLQGSAHLMAHSGPPSPTHTEHEPHLLSPPLHKPNTHRTHKIPPPLQLNITGANKLRATRSQPTSPGPPASHDGLFHPSLTSIQTPSALALAQSMFGVGGAFGLVSDESGSSNSMIAIDNKIEQAMDLVKTHLMLAVREEVEVLREQIKELAERNAQLERENYILRALRENQ, encoded by the exons ATGAGTGGTGGTAAAAAGCGCAGCGGTTTCCAGATCACCAGCGTCACCTCAGACGTGGGGGAAAGCCCCGCCTCTAAAATCCCTGTTCCACAGGATGTTAACGATTCCCTATCACGACTTTGTGATGGACCACAGAGAGACTCCGCCTGTTCAGACCAGACCACACCCTCGTCTGTTGTACTCAATGGACCTGTCTTTCTTCACACATTAAGCTCCACCCTTGTGATGCAGCAGAGCTCCAGCCAACCAGCAACACCGGTCACTATGCGTAAACAGCGCTCGCTAGATCAAGCTGTCACTGGGGGTGGAGTCTCACGGTTCCGTGTGGTACGACTGGGCCAGGGATTGGGTGAGCCATACAAACGTGGACGATGGACCTGTGTGGATATGATGGAGCGGGAACCGGAGCTACACGGGGTAAGGCGTGTGATGGACAGCATGAGACACGCCCACTCGCTGGAATCTTTAGAGACTGTGGGACTAGGCAGACCTGAGGGAGAGGGCGGAGTCACACTAAAGTCTCTAAAAGAGTTACGGGCTGTTCACATGGTACACTTGCAGGGCTCCGCCCACCTGATGGCACACAGTGGCCCACCGTCACCCACTCACACAGAGCATGAGCCACACCTCCTGTCACCTCCACTACACAAACCAAATACACACCGCACTCACAAGATACCTCCACCTCTGCAACTCAACATCACCGGGGCAAACAAA ctCCGTGCTACACGCTCCCAGCCCACCTCTCCCGGCCCCCCTGCGAGTCACGATGGTTTGTTCCACCCGTCGCTTACATCGATCCAGACCCCCTCAGCGCTCGCTCTGGCTCAGTCCATGTTTGGAGTGGGCGGGGCCTTTGGCCTGGTCAGTGATGAAAG TGGGTCCAGTAACAGCATGATTGCCATAGACAACAAGATTGAGCAAGCCATG gacctgGTGAAGACCCACCTGATGCTGGCTGTGagggaggaggtggaggttcTGAGGGAGCAGATTAAGGAGCTTGCAGAGAGAAACGCTCAactggagagagagaactaCATCCTCCGAGCTCTGAGGGAGAACCAGTGA